The nucleotide window CTCGAACACTCCGTGGCCGGGGGGAGGGCGGTGTGCGGGGGAGGCCCGCGCGCTGCCGACGAGGTCGTTCTCGAGGTGACGGGCCTGCAACCCCCGCCCGGCCTGGACGCGCCGCTGCGTCGCGCGCGGCACCTGCAGTTCGTGCCCTGCCTTCACCTTGGCAGTTATATGTCCATCACCCGCGCCGGCCTTGGCTGGGCGCCGCCCGGTCGGGTTGCCGACCGGTTCCGCGTCTTCTACGAGCCCCTGCCCGCGACATCGGGTCGCTCCGAGGCACGCCGCGACACGCGTGGGACGTCGGCCGGACGGATCGCAGCGCCGCCGTCCAAAGGCGTGGTTGCGGCCCAGGGAACGGACCCCTCCGCGGGCCTGCAGGTGCTCGATCTCGGCAACCTGGTTCCCGCTCTGGAAGCATTGGGCGACGCCACCCGCGTCGCCATGCTGCAACTGTTGCGCAGGGGAGGTGAGATGTTCGCCGGCCAGGTCGCCGAGGCGCTGCGCCTGCACCCGAGCACCGTCTCTCGCCATTTCGCGCAACTTGAGGCGGCCGGCCTTGTGCGGGTGCGGAGAGAAGGCAACGTGAAGTACTACCGCCTCGAACGGGAGCGGTTGCGGGCCGTGGCCCGCGTGCTGGAGCAAGAGCTGGGTTAAGACCGGAAGTCGGGTCGGACCACATCGTGGATGCAAGGAGGAAGGATCCATGTCGTCCCTGCTGGATCCCGCCGCGCTGCTTGAAGTCCTTGAGGGCAATCGCCGCTTGACGCTGCGCACGATCGAAGCGTTTCCCGAGGACAAGCTGTTCACCTACCGCCCCGTGGAGCCGCTGCGCCCGTTCGCCGCGATGGTGAAGGAGATTTTAGACCTCGAAGACGGCTACGTCCGCGGCATCGCCACCGGCGAGTGGACCACGCAGGACACATGCGCAGGTGTTCAAACGAAGTCGGACCTGCTCGCCGCATGCGAGCGTGTGCGGGCTCGCACCCGGGAACTCTGGCAGCGCCTGACCGTGGAACGGCTGTTGACCGTCGAGCCGGACCCGTTCTGGGGAGGCCCGCCGCAGAGCCACTTCGAGAGGATGCTCTACACCCTGGAGAACGAGATCCATCACCGGGGGCAGGGATTCATCTATCTGCGGCTGCTGGGCGTGGAGCCGCCGCAGTTCTACGAACGGTGACGCGACCGGGTGCCGCCCAGAATGCCGGGAGGTGGGACGCCCTGACGGGACATGCGGAGCCGATGGTCGAGGTCATCGACGTTCGAAAGTGCTTTGCGGACAGGGAGGCGGTCGCCGGGCTGAGCTTCTCCATCCGGCGCGGGGCCGTCGTGCGCCTGAGCTGGCGCGACGTTTCGGCCCGGCAGCGAGCGGCGGCGCTCTGCGCGGAGGCGTTGGGTGGCGAGCCGCTCGTCCGGGGCGACGCCGTCGAAGTGGTCGGACTGGTTCGCGGCGCTGAATCGCATTGTCGGCACGCTGAGCCGAGGGGATGTGCCGGCGCCCGACGTCGTGTAGACCGTGCCGCCGGGCCTGGACGAGGTGTTGAACCCCATGACCCATGCGGTCGACGGGGCGAGGGTTCTGGTGCTCGGGGGAAACCCGGGCGGCGTGCTCGCCGTGGCGGCGGCCCTCGCCCTGTTCGACGCTGCCATGCTCGCCCTGGCCGTGCGGGCCGCGCGACAGGCCACGGCATGAGGCCGACGGACGGGTCCGCAGGGTGCCGGTGGTTGCCTAGAGCGCGCCGTGGCGTGCTATAACCAGGAAGAGGAAATCACCGTGAACCACCCTGGCTGAAGAAGGTGACACGCCTTTGGCACCCGTCATCGAAGTCGACCAGCTCACCCGCACGTTCGGCGAGATCACGGCCGTCGACCACATCGCCTTCACCGTGGAGGAGGGCGAGATCTTCGGCTTCCTCGGCCCCAACGGCGCCGGCAAGTCGACGACGATCCAGATGCTCGCCACCCTGTTGGCGCCCACGTCCGGGACGGCCCGCCTGGCCGGCTTCGACGTGCGCCGCCAGGCGATGGACGTCCGCAAGCAGATCGGGATCGTGTTCCAGGACCCCTCGCTGGACAGCCGGCTCACCGCCGAGGAAAACCTTCGCTTCCACGCGCGTCTCTACGGCGTGCCCGCCGACGTCTACCGGAAGCGGTCAGACGAGGTGCTGGACATGATGGGCCTCAAGGACCGGCGCCAGTCGCTCGTCTCGACCTTCTCCGGCGGCATGAAGCGGCGGTTGGAGATCGCCCGCGGCCTGCTCCACCGGCCGCGCGTGCTCTTTCTCGACGAGCCCACCGTGGGCCTGGACCCGCAGACGCGCGCCGCCATCTGGGATTACGTAAAGCGCCTGCGCGACGAAACCGGCATCACCATCTTCATGACGACGCACTACCTCGACGAGGCCGAGCACTGCGACCGCATCGCCATCATCGACCACGGCAGGATCGTCGCCCTCGACACGCCGGCGGCCCTGAAGCGCGGGCTGGGCGGCGACGTCATCTACCTGCGGGGCCCGGACCTCCCCGGTCTCGCCGCGCGCCTGAAGCAGGAGTTCGGCCTGGACGCCGAGCACGCCGAGGGCCGCCTGGTGATTCGCACCGCCGACGCCGCGAGCCTGGCGCCGCGCATCCTCGCCGCGGTGGGATCAGGTGTGGAAAGCCTGGAAATCAAGCAGCCCACGCTGGACGACGTCTTCCTCTCCCTCACCGGCCGCGCCATCCGGGACGAGGAGGCGTCGCAGATGGATTCGTTCCGCGCGCACGCGCGCATGTGGAGGAACCGCCGATGATGTCCGGACTCAACACCATGTACACGATCTGGCTGCGGGAGATCTGGCGATTCATCCGGGAGCGGGAGCGCATCGTCGGCATGATCGGCCAGCCCCTCCTGTACCTCCTGATCATCGGCAGGGGCATCTCCGCCACCATGGGAATCCGCGGGGCGCCGGCCGGGCTGGACTACGTGACGTTCATGTATCCGGGCATCGTGGGCATGTCCATCCTGTTCACCTCGGTGTTCTCGGCCGTCAGCGTCATCTGGGACCGCGAGTTCGGCTTCCTAAAGGAGGTTCTGGTGGCGCCGGTGCCGCGTTGGGCGGTGGCGCTGGGGAAGGCCCTGGGCGGCGCGACGGTCACGACGCTCCAGACGGTGATCCTGCTCGTCCTCGCGCCGTTCGCCGGCATCCGCCTGACGCTCGGCGGCGTCGCCGAGATGCTGGCCATGGCCTTTCTGCTGTCGCTCGCGCTGACGTCGTTCGGGCTGGCCATCGCGTCGCGGATGACGAGCATGCAGGGCTTCCAGATGTTCATGAACTTCCTCATCATGCCGCTCTTCTTCCTGAGCGGCGCGATGTTCCCGTTGACCGACCGCGTCCCCGCGTGGATGCGGGCGCTCATGCACTTCGATCCGCTGACGTACGGCGTCGACGCGCTGCGGCACGCGCTGTACTCCGGGCCTGTGCTTGAAGTGATGCGCGCCGCGCAGCTCGTGCGCTTCAACCTTTGGACGGACGTGGCCGTGCTGGCCGGGCTCTCCTTGGTGCTGGCCGCGGTGGGCACCATGGCGTTCTCGCGGGCGTCGTAATGGGGGCCGACCCAGCGGCACAGGTCGACATGACAGGGTCCGGTGCCGGCCGGTCCGGCGGGGACTCGGTGGCGTAGGGTTGTCGAGCTCTCTACGCGACGGGTCCGCGGGGCGTTCAAGCAGATCACGGGCCGGCCGGACGGCGAACTTCGCTCCGGCGGAACCTCGGGTGGGCCGGCGCCTGATGCGGTGGGCCGACTCCATCGTCCCGGAGCTTATTGCGCCCGACCTAGAAGGCGGACCCCATAATCCAGCGGTAAATGTGGATGAACTACGTTTTACAATATAGAACTGCTCCATATATCTGTCGGATAGCGTCGTGAAAAAGTTGAAGATGAAGCAGGAACCGCGTGCGCTTGCACGAACTCCGATCCTATCGCAAGTGAACGTCTCATTTCCGCCAGAAGGAGGAGGGTCGGACGGTTGTCAAAGCGTGCTGCCTGGCTCCTTGTCGTTGCTACGATAGCGATGATGTCAGCTTGCTCAACGTCGTTGTCGGGGTCGGAGTCCGTCATGACTCGTACGTCACCCGCACAACAGAGTGAGGAGTCCTGCCGTCCCACCTCTGTGGGCCTCGCAGACCTGTTGTGGGTGATGAACCACGAGTTAGGCCCTGCGTACAAGATTGACGAGGTCCGTTTGGAGTACACTTCGCAAGATCCCGACAACGTAGGGTTCAACGGCGACTGGTCTCCGGGCGGATCCGGAGCGAGTGCCGACCCCAACCAAGTTCCGGTCGTGCACTTCTATGGGGCGGCTCAACGGGGGTCAGGCAGGATCGTCTCCATCACCGTAAACGACTCTCCTGTTGGTGACGTTTTCACAGAGGAGCGGCTTGCCCGGTTGCGAGACTTCTGGAATGCTGAATTCTCCATCATGAGTCCCGACTTGAGCGCGGATGAACGCCTAAAGCTTCTGCGTGCGTTGAAGCTAGTCGATTTAAGCCCGTCGGAGATGAAGGAATACTTCCGCGACCACGCCGATGCCGTGCAATCCGTGGACGGAACGGAGTACCGCGTATCGACTTCGGGCTCTGAAGAGGGGATCAGTCTTTTCCTCGAGGCGA belongs to Clostridia bacterium and includes:
- a CDS encoding helix-turn-helix transcriptional regulator — translated: MCGGGPRAADEVVLEVTGLQPPPGLDAPLRRARHLQFVPCLHLGSYMSITRAGLGWAPPGRVADRFRVFYEPLPATSGRSEARRDTRGTSAGRIAAPPSKGVVAAQGTDPSAGLQVLDLGNLVPALEALGDATRVAMLQLLRRGGEMFAGQVAEALRLHPSTVSRHFAQLEAAGLVRVRREGNVKYYRLERERLRAVARVLEQELG
- a CDS encoding DinB family protein; this encodes MSSLLDPAALLEVLEGNRRLTLRTIEAFPEDKLFTYRPVEPLRPFAAMVKEILDLEDGYVRGIATGEWTTQDTCAGVQTKSDLLAACERVRARTRELWQRLTVERLLTVEPDPFWGGPPQSHFERMLYTLENEIHHRGQGFIYLRLLGVEPPQFYER
- a CDS encoding ATP-binding cassette domain-containing protein gives rise to the protein MAPVIEVDQLTRTFGEITAVDHIAFTVEEGEIFGFLGPNGAGKSTTIQMLATLLAPTSGTARLAGFDVRRQAMDVRKQIGIVFQDPSLDSRLTAEENLRFHARLYGVPADVYRKRSDEVLDMMGLKDRRQSLVSTFSGGMKRRLEIARGLLHRPRVLFLDEPTVGLDPQTRAAIWDYVKRLRDETGITIFMTTHYLDEAEHCDRIAIIDHGRIVALDTPAALKRGLGGDVIYLRGPDLPGLAARLKQEFGLDAEHAEGRLVIRTADAASLAPRILAAVGSGVESLEIKQPTLDDVFLSLTGRAIRDEEASQMDSFRAHARMWRNRR
- a CDS encoding ABC transporter permease; amino-acid sequence: MMSGLNTMYTIWLREIWRFIRERERIVGMIGQPLLYLLIIGRGISATMGIRGAPAGLDYVTFMYPGIVGMSILFTSVFSAVSVIWDREFGFLKEVLVAPVPRWAVALGKALGGATVTTLQTVILLVLAPFAGIRLTLGGVAEMLAMAFLLSLALTSFGLAIASRMTSMQGFQMFMNFLIMPLFFLSGAMFPLTDRVPAWMRALMHFDPLTYGVDALRHALYSGPVLEVMRAAQLVRFNLWTDVAVLAGLSLVLAAVGTMAFSRAS